Proteins encoded in a region of the Myxococcales bacterium genome:
- a CDS encoding TIGR04551 family protein, producing MHGYLRIRQEALVNLDLDRGLTPSGQPLYPVPLAGGQVLDGGDLRARTDLAIYPRGSGVAIKARIDLLDNLGWGATPEVGTGRSPTPAASSGQAASTAIAVKRVWGEVLTPLGIVAAGRMGAHWGLGMTAHGGDCEECDGGDTADRLALITPLAGHYLALAWDLSSSGPFRPRASGTRVVDLEPSDDVTTVTAAWMRAKSPAVRLRRAAAGLPTFEYGVFVSHRWQDRDVPADYLPTAGPRPTIDADQLMVRGFSATSAGAWARIQGPRLRVEAEGTYAHARVEQPSLIPGVLLDQAATSDQYGLAFESELAFGVHRVGLDAGVASGDDAPGFGAFPAPGAAAPRPGDVDGPQAGPPGDTTVDNFRFHPDYHVDRILFRELIGTVTDAAYVRPHGRLVLADLGHARFVATVALIASWAMAPTSTPSGARALGVELDPSVTYESEAFRVALDYAVLAPGAAFDNPATGAEARAAQLVRLRLGFHF from the coding sequence CTGCACGGCTACCTGCGCATCCGACAGGAGGCCCTCGTCAACCTCGACCTCGATCGCGGCCTGACGCCGTCGGGCCAGCCGCTCTACCCGGTGCCGCTGGCCGGCGGCCAGGTCCTCGATGGCGGCGACCTGCGCGCGCGCACCGACCTGGCGATCTACCCGCGCGGCTCCGGCGTCGCGATCAAGGCCCGGATCGATCTGCTCGACAACCTCGGCTGGGGCGCGACGCCCGAGGTCGGCACCGGCCGCTCGCCGACGCCGGCGGCCTCGAGCGGCCAGGCCGCGTCCACCGCGATCGCGGTCAAGCGGGTGTGGGGCGAGGTGCTGACCCCGCTCGGCATCGTCGCGGCTGGGCGCATGGGCGCGCACTGGGGCCTGGGCATGACCGCCCACGGCGGCGACTGCGAGGAGTGCGACGGCGGCGACACCGCCGATCGCCTGGCGCTGATCACGCCGCTGGCCGGCCACTACCTGGCGCTGGCGTGGGACCTGAGCTCGTCGGGGCCGTTCCGCCCGCGCGCCAGCGGCACCCGCGTCGTCGATCTCGAGCCGTCCGACGACGTCACCACCGTCACCGCCGCGTGGATGCGCGCGAAGTCGCCGGCCGTGCGCCTGCGCCGCGCCGCCGCCGGCCTGCCGACGTTCGAGTACGGCGTGTTCGTGTCGCACCGCTGGCAGGATCGCGACGTGCCGGCCGACTACCTGCCGACCGCCGGCCCGCGCCCGACCATCGACGCCGATCAGCTGATGGTGCGCGGCTTCAGCGCCACGAGCGCCGGCGCCTGGGCCCGCATCCAGGGGCCGCGGCTGCGGGTCGAGGCCGAGGGCACCTACGCCCACGCCCGGGTCGAGCAGCCGTCGCTGATCCCGGGCGTGCTGCTCGATCAGGCCGCGACCTCCGATCAGTACGGGCTGGCGTTCGAGAGCGAGCTGGCGTTCGGCGTCCACCGCGTCGGCCTCGACGCCGGCGTGGCCAGCGGCGACGACGCGCCCGGCTTCGGCGCGTTCCCGGCGCCCGGCGCCGCCGCGCCCCGCCCCGGCGACGTCGACGGGCCCCAGGCCGGTCCGCCCGGCGACACCACCGTCGACAACTTCCGCTTCCACCCCGACTACCACGTCGACCGCATCCTGTTCCGCGAGCTGATCGGCACCGTCACCGACGCCGCGTACGTGCGCCCGCACGGGCGGCTGGTGCTGGCCGACCTCGGCCACGCCCGGTTCGTCGCGACCGTCGCGCTGATCGCGTCGTGGGCGATGGCCCCGACCTCGACGCCCAGCGGCGCCCGCGCCCTCGGGGTCGAGCTCGATCCCAGCGTGACCTACGAGAGCGAGGCGTTCCGGGTCGCGCTCGACTACGCCGTCCTCGCGCCGGGCGCCGCGTTCGACAACCCCGCCACCGGCGCCGAGGCCCGCGCCGCCCAGCTGGTGCGCCTGCGCCTGGGGTTCCACTTCTGA
- a CDS encoding alpha/beta fold hydrolase: MTVRATLVAAAVGVAAAGCPSFHAGPLPGAPADATFADVDGVHLHYRAVGSGPAVVMLHGYGASIDLWRPVQDALAAHHRVIAVDLKGFGWSSRPPGDYSPAAEAELVWHLLDQLGVDQVSIVGHSWGSSVSLAMVLAQPARVRRIALYAAYVYDEQLPSFFRWARIGGLGEVLFALHYQNNAEDRIGLAYHDARFITQARVEHVLAELARPGTTAAALAAARDQRFTAMSRRYHEITQPTLLLWGDDDRVTPLTYGQRLVGTLADARLNVYPACGHIPMVEAATATTRDLVEFLDADRATSTTAAPAMPPLDDAEPEPAAAPAEAP, translated from the coding sequence GTGACCGTGCGGGCCACGCTCGTGGCCGCGGCCGTGGGCGTGGCGGCCGCCGGCTGCCCGTCGTTCCACGCCGGTCCGCTGCCGGGCGCGCCCGCGGACGCGACGTTCGCCGACGTCGACGGCGTGCACCTGCACTACCGCGCGGTCGGCTCGGGGCCGGCGGTCGTGATGCTCCACGGCTACGGCGCGTCGATCGATCTGTGGCGCCCGGTCCAGGACGCGCTGGCCGCGCACCACCGGGTGATCGCGGTCGACCTGAAGGGCTTCGGCTGGAGCAGCCGCCCGCCCGGCGACTACTCGCCCGCGGCCGAGGCCGAGCTGGTGTGGCACCTGCTCGATCAGCTCGGGGTCGACCAGGTCTCGATCGTCGGCCACTCGTGGGGCTCGTCGGTCAGCCTGGCGATGGTGCTGGCGCAGCCGGCGCGGGTGCGGCGCATCGCGCTCTACGCCGCGTACGTCTACGACGAGCAGCTGCCCAGCTTCTTCCGCTGGGCCCGGATCGGCGGCCTCGGCGAGGTGCTGTTCGCGCTGCACTACCAGAACAACGCCGAGGACCGCATCGGCCTCGCCTACCACGACGCGCGCTTCATCACCCAGGCCCGGGTCGAGCACGTGCTGGCCGAGCTGGCGCGCCCGGGCACCACCGCCGCGGCGCTGGCCGCCGCCCGCGACCAGCGCTTCACCGCGATGAGCCGGCGCTACCACGAGATCACGCAGCCGACGCTGCTGCTGTGGGGCGACGACGATCGCGTCACGCCGCTGACGTACGGCCAGCGCCTGGTCGGCACGCTCGCCGACGCGCGCCTCAACGTCTACCCGGCGTGCGGCCACATCCCGATGGTCGAGGCCGCGACCGCGACCACCCGCGATCTGGTCGAGTTCCTCGACGCCGACCGCGCGACCAGCACGACGGCCGCACCGGCGATGCCGCCCCTCGACGACGCCGAGCCCGAGCCCGCCGCGGCGCCCGCGGAGGCCCCGTGA
- a CDS encoding alpha/beta fold hydrolase: protein MTPTPIAIAQRLVRDLAAIATDAAADATGASAARPAPVLMPTPKDVIAREGTASLYRFVGAGPRRGKPILLVPSLINQWYVLDLRPGASLIAALVEAGLDVFCLDWGAPEDEDRYRTWDDTLARLDRMVRRTLRTAGATSVGLLGYCMGGTLATIYAALHPARIAALVDLAGPIDFAQGGLLRTMVDRRWFDADAIADAGNVSPEQMQSGFTALRPTIELAKWVGMPELTLDPVAHAGFRALDAWASDNIPFPAAAYRTYIGELYQDNRLVAGTHRALGRAVKLDAIRCPTAVIVADRDTICPPAAATALLDHVATSDKTTLRVPGGHVGAVVGGRAARELYPALARWLDARLTTA, encoded by the coding sequence ATGACCCCGACGCCGATCGCCATCGCCCAGCGCCTGGTCCGTGACCTGGCCGCAATCGCCACCGACGCGGCCGCCGACGCCACCGGCGCCAGCGCCGCGCGGCCGGCGCCGGTCCTCATGCCGACCCCGAAGGACGTGATCGCCCGCGAGGGCACCGCGTCGCTGTACCGCTTCGTCGGCGCCGGCCCGCGCCGCGGCAAGCCGATCCTGCTGGTGCCGTCGCTCATCAACCAGTGGTACGTGCTCGACCTGCGCCCCGGCGCCAGCTTGATCGCGGCCCTGGTCGAGGCCGGCCTCGACGTGTTCTGCCTCGACTGGGGCGCGCCCGAGGACGAGGACCGCTACCGCACCTGGGACGACACCCTGGCGCGGCTCGACCGCATGGTGCGCCGCACGCTGCGCACCGCCGGCGCGACCTCGGTCGGCCTGCTCGGCTACTGCATGGGCGGCACGCTCGCCACGATCTACGCCGCGCTCCACCCGGCGCGCATCGCCGCGCTGGTCGACCTGGCCGGGCCGATCGACTTCGCCCAGGGCGGCCTGCTCCGGACGATGGTCGACCGCCGCTGGTTCGACGCCGACGCGATCGCCGACGCCGGCAACGTCTCACCCGAGCAGATGCAGTCGGGCTTCACCGCGCTGCGGCCGACGATCGAGCTGGCCAAGTGGGTGGGGATGCCCGAGCTGACGCTCGACCCGGTCGCGCACGCGGGCTTCCGCGCGCTCGACGCCTGGGCCAGCGACAACATCCCGTTCCCGGCCGCCGCCTACCGCACGTACATCGGCGAGCTGTACCAGGACAACCGCCTGGTCGCCGGCACCCACCGCGCGCTCGGCCGCGCGGTCAAGCTCGACGCGATCCGCTGCCCGACCGCGGTGATCGTCGCCGACCGCGACACGATCTGCCCGCCGGCGGCCGCGACCGCGCTGCTCGATCACGTCGCCACCAGCGACAAGACCACGCTGCGCGTGCCCGGCGGCCACGTCGGCGCCGTGGTCGGCGGCCGCGCCGCGCGCGAGCTGTACCCGGCCCTGGCCCGCTGGCTCGACGCCCGCCTGACGACGGCGTAA
- a CDS encoding SDR family oxidoreductase, with amino-acid sequence MKLSDLKIIVTGAAQGMGAHFARRLAEAGAQVAAGDVKDDGLAALAESCQGLPGKVHVRKLDVASEADVGGFVEWANGAMGGLNGLINNAGILRDGLLVKKDRTTGAITKMTKEQWDAVIGVNLTGATYMVRDVVAKMVETEQRPGVIVNMSSVARHGNRGQSNYSAAKAALAANTVTWMREFGQFGIRVGAVAPGMIETPMTQGMNQKARDALVANIPVGRIGVPEDIWVAVKFVLECDYFNGRTIDVDGGLVM; translated from the coding sequence ATGAAGCTGTCCGATCTCAAGATCATCGTCACCGGCGCGGCCCAGGGCATGGGCGCGCACTTCGCGCGTCGCCTCGCCGAGGCTGGCGCCCAGGTCGCCGCCGGCGACGTCAAGGACGACGGCCTGGCCGCGCTGGCCGAGTCGTGCCAGGGCCTGCCCGGCAAGGTCCACGTCCGCAAGCTCGACGTGGCCAGCGAGGCCGACGTCGGCGGGTTCGTCGAGTGGGCCAACGGCGCGATGGGCGGCCTCAACGGCCTCATCAACAACGCCGGCATCCTGCGCGACGGCCTGCTCGTCAAGAAGGACCGCACCACCGGCGCGATCACCAAGATGACCAAGGAGCAGTGGGACGCGGTCATCGGCGTCAACCTGACCGGCGCGACCTACATGGTCCGCGACGTCGTGGCCAAGATGGTCGAGACCGAGCAGCGCCCGGGCGTGATCGTCAACATGTCGTCGGTGGCCCGCCACGGCAACCGCGGCCAGTCGAACTACTCGGCCGCCAAGGCCGCGCTCGCCGCCAACACCGTGACCTGGATGCGCGAGTTCGGTCAGTTCGGCATCCGCGTCGGCGCGGTCGCGCCGGGCATGATCGAGACCCCGATGACCCAGGGCATGAACCAGAAGGCGCGCGACGCGCTGGTGGCCAACATCCCGGTCGGCCGCATCGGCGTGCCCGAGGACATCTGGGTCGCGGTCAAGTTCGTGCTCGAGTGCGACTACTTCAACGGCCGCACCATCGACGTCGACGGCGGGCTGGTGATGTGA
- a CDS encoding c-type cytochrome, translated as MMARTLLLIALLVAACSSKGDAPPAAAPPPVAPIAARPPTAGSMTAPVAVTPASEARKIFASRCAMCHGVGGRGDGAAALSMNPRPRDYTDATWQAAVTDADLTRTIVAGGAAVGLNSMMPAATDLQDKPAVVEELVKLIRGFSGTAAAPAAR; from the coding sequence ATGATGGCACGCACGCTGTTGCTGATCGCCCTGCTCGTGGCCGCGTGCTCGAGCAAGGGCGACGCGCCGCCGGCCGCGGCGCCGCCGCCGGTCGCGCCGATCGCGGCCCGCCCGCCGACCGCCGGCTCGATGACCGCGCCGGTCGCGGTGACGCCGGCCAGCGAGGCCCGGAAGATCTTCGCCAGCCGGTGCGCGATGTGCCACGGCGTCGGCGGTCGCGGCGACGGCGCCGCGGCGCTGTCGATGAACCCGCGCCCGCGCGACTACACCGACGCGACCTGGCAGGCCGCGGTGACCGACGCCGACCTGACCCGGACGATCGTCGCCGGCGGCGCCGCGGTCGGGCTGAACTCGATGATGCCGGCCGCCACCGACCTGCAGGACAAGCCGGCGGTCGTGGAAGAGCTGGTCAAGCTGATCCGCGGGTTCAGCGGCACCGCCGCCGCGCCCGCCGCGCGCTAG
- a CDS encoding SAM-dependent methyltransferase has protein sequence MTTARDHWAQAVAARAAAHWTPTRTDEFLRGKAVAVRPAEGAVLLRGLGIADDHGVIPPQRVGKYFQVNHMVATVAPALAELRARHPALGIVDAGCGRSYLTTVLAWCGAHVWAHRIDVLGVDRNAAVIAESQRRVDAIGLTERVRYVAGDLARADVAAAWTAAFPDGAIHAVVALHACDTATCAAIALGVELDAALIAVAPCCQAELAQGWRALTDAGAAGALAPLWGAPHLRRETAAHVTDLMRLLLLRARGYQATALEFVPHEHTRKNTLLRAIRGLSPDREAARQYQALVDATGGVGLGLAARLAL, from the coding sequence GTGACCACCGCCCGCGATCACTGGGCCCAGGCGGTCGCGGCCCGCGCGGCCGCGCACTGGACGCCGACGCGGACCGACGAGTTCCTGCGCGGCAAGGCGGTGGCCGTGCGCCCGGCCGAGGGCGCGGTGCTGCTGCGCGGCCTCGGCATCGCCGACGATCACGGCGTGATCCCGCCGCAGCGGGTCGGCAAGTACTTCCAGGTCAACCACATGGTCGCGACCGTGGCGCCGGCGCTGGCCGAGCTGCGCGCGCGCCACCCGGCGCTCGGCATCGTCGACGCCGGCTGCGGCCGCTCGTACCTGACGACCGTGCTCGCGTGGTGCGGCGCTCACGTCTGGGCGCACCGCATCGACGTGCTCGGCGTCGATCGCAACGCCGCGGTGATCGCCGAGAGCCAGCGCCGGGTCGACGCGATCGGCCTGACCGAGCGCGTGCGCTACGTCGCCGGCGACCTCGCGCGGGCCGACGTCGCCGCCGCCTGGACCGCGGCGTTTCCGGACGGCGCGATCCACGCGGTCGTGGCCCTGCACGCGTGCGACACCGCGACCTGCGCCGCGATCGCCCTGGGCGTCGAGCTCGACGCGGCGCTGATCGCCGTGGCGCCGTGCTGCCAGGCCGAGCTAGCCCAGGGCTGGCGCGCGCTGACCGACGCCGGCGCGGCCGGGGCGCTGGCGCCGCTGTGGGGCGCGCCGCACCTGCGCCGCGAGACCGCCGCCCACGTCACCGATCTGATGCGGCTGCTGCTCCTGCGCGCGCGCGGCTACCAGGCCACCGCGCTCGAGTTCGTCCCGCACGAGCACACCCGCAAGAACACGCTGCTGCGCGCGATCCGCGGCCTGAGCCCGGATCGCGAGGCCGCGCGGCAATACCAGGCGCTGGTCGACGCGACCGGCGGCGTCGGCCTGGGCCTGGCGGCGCGCCTGGCGCTGTGA
- a CDS encoding thrombospondin type 3 repeat-containing protein — MRRPPLSMLVVSALVGAGCNQVLGIDQVHLVDALGGDDGAVGDGAGPDGTDGDAAINDRDGDTVPDDIDNCPDVANRLQRDTDGDRLGDLCDSCPNVAVTTPANVDGDGLDDACDLDLTARQCIAWFDPFRGTSAAHYTVPSNGHDNGAWVFADDGLRQDAAATSDALLVTTATFAAPRVRVAATVLTTMPPANDAGVNPDFYNVGLWLHVTPTSHPLPDGCLVEVTDPVSAAPASLSLVRTVNGAATSTSGPVPIGAALVSGALVAITGGATTTALSGFGEIVPVSVATATSTACTGLGTRVGLRTRFTRVRFDSLLITDVNPTACPPAPAPCACPPPPEL; from the coding sequence GTGCGCCGTCCTCCGCTGTCGATGCTGGTGGTGTCTGCGCTGGTCGGCGCGGGCTGCAACCAGGTGCTGGGGATCGATCAGGTCCACCTCGTCGACGCGCTCGGGGGCGACGACGGGGCGGTCGGCGACGGCGCCGGCCCCGACGGGACGGACGGCGACGCCGCGATCAACGACCGCGACGGCGACACCGTGCCCGACGACATCGACAACTGTCCCGACGTGGCCAACCGGCTGCAGCGCGACACCGACGGCGACCGGCTGGGCGATCTGTGCGACAGCTGCCCGAACGTCGCGGTCACCACGCCGGCCAACGTCGACGGCGACGGCCTCGATGACGCCTGCGACCTCGACCTGACCGCGCGCCAGTGCATCGCCTGGTTCGATCCGTTCAGGGGCACGAGCGCGGCGCACTACACCGTGCCGTCCAACGGCCACGACAACGGCGCGTGGGTGTTCGCCGACGACGGCCTGCGCCAGGACGCGGCCGCGACCAGCGACGCGCTGCTCGTGACCACCGCCACCTTCGCCGCGCCGCGGGTGCGCGTGGCCGCGACCGTGCTCACGACCATGCCGCCCGCCAACGACGCCGGCGTCAACCCCGACTTCTACAACGTCGGCCTGTGGCTGCACGTCACGCCCACCAGCCACCCGCTGCCCGACGGGTGCCTGGTCGAGGTGACCGATCCGGTCTCGGCCGCCCCCGCGAGCCTGTCGCTGGTGCGCACGGTCAACGGCGCGGCCACGAGCACGTCGGGGCCGGTGCCGATCGGCGCCGCGCTGGTCAGCGGCGCATTGGTCGCGATCACCGGCGGCGCCACGACCACGGCCCTTTCCGGGTTCGGCGAGATCGTCCCGGTGTCGGTCGCCACGGCGACCTCGACCGCGTGCACCGGGCTGGGCACCCGGGTCGGCCTGCGCACGCGGTTCACCCGGGTCCGGTTCGACTCCCTGCTGATCACCGACGTGAACCCGACCGCGTGCCCGCCCGCGCCGGCCCCGTGCGCCTGCCCGCCCCCGCCCGAGCTGTGA
- a CDS encoding YaeQ family protein, whose amino-acid sequence MALTATMRRFDVALADSDRGVYETLALRVAQHPSESERYLVARLLARALEHAEGVDFSRGLAVDDEPALWQRDLRGDLQAWIEVGLPSADRLHRASKACRRVAVYGWRNLVGLAAELQERKVHKADAIELYALAPELLDAIAATLDRNNTWELSVAGGTIYLAVGDKQHEGTVTRVS is encoded by the coding sequence ATGGCCCTGACCGCGACCATGCGGCGCTTCGACGTCGCCCTCGCCGACAGCGACCGCGGCGTCTACGAGACCCTGGCGCTGCGCGTCGCCCAGCACCCGTCCGAGAGCGAGCGCTACCTGGTGGCGCGCCTGCTCGCGCGCGCGCTCGAGCACGCCGAGGGCGTCGACTTCTCGCGCGGGCTCGCGGTCGACGACGAGCCGGCGCTGTGGCAGCGCGACCTGCGCGGCGACCTGCAGGCGTGGATCGAGGTCGGCCTGCCCAGCGCCGACCGCCTGCACCGGGCCAGCAAGGCCTGCCGCCGGGTCGCGGTCTACGGCTGGCGCAACCTGGTCGGCCTCGCCGCCGAGCTGCAGGAGCGCAAGGTCCACAAGGCCGACGCGATCGAGCTGTACGCGCTGGCGCCCGAGCTCCTCGACGCGATCGCCGCGACCCTCGACCGCAACAACACCTGGGAGCTGTCGGTGGCCGGCGGCACGATCTACCTGGCGGTCGGCGACAAGCAGCACGAGGGCACGGTCACGCGCGTCAGCTGA
- a CDS encoding MGMT family protein — protein MTRSAIDTRDGCDPPRVEQHLVARPGAPAGKMLISSPIEIDALVRRIPEGKVLVLGALRASLARAHRADFAEPTTTEAFLHVVAEAAEEERAAGRGPLAPYWRVVHDDGALIEALPGGFPAQARRLAADDVTVLFLGKIPRVTEISHFAWTPPPLTKKSIGAGASARVAAPPRRPPRR, from the coding sequence ATGACGCGATCGGCGATCGACACGCGCGACGGCTGCGATCCGCCGCGGGTCGAGCAGCACCTCGTGGCGCGGCCCGGGGCCCCGGCCGGCAAGATGTTGATCTCGTCACCGATCGAGATCGACGCGCTGGTGCGGCGCATCCCCGAGGGCAAGGTGCTGGTGCTGGGCGCGCTGCGCGCCAGCCTGGCCCGGGCCCACCGCGCCGACTTCGCCGAGCCGACCACCACCGAGGCCTTCCTGCACGTCGTGGCCGAGGCCGCCGAGGAGGAGCGCGCGGCCGGCCGCGGCCCGCTGGCGCCGTACTGGCGGGTGGTGCACGACGACGGCGCGCTGATCGAGGCCTTGCCGGGCGGGTTCCCGGCCCAGGCCCGCCGGCTCGCCGCCGACGACGTGACCGTGCTGTTCCTCGGCAAGATCCCGCGGGTCACCGAGATCAGCCACTTCGCCTGGACGCCGCCGCCGCTGACCAAGAAGTCGATCGGCGCCGGCGCTAGCGCGCGTGTGGCCGCGCCGCCACGTCGACCACCGCGTCGATGA
- the eutL gene encoding ethanolamine utilization microcompartment protein EutL, translated as MSLLEPIVPTLLSVRRIPGADPALLRAYGADPARHTSLGLVTCDQDDALYVALDEATKHAAVDVVFARSFYAGAGHASGKLSGEILGVLAAAEPQSIEDGLAALAACLAHDACFYDADGARGVTVFPHVIGSLGHYLARASGLAVGECMAYLVAPPLEATLGFDAALKAAAVRAVKIVAPPTETNFACAWLTGERPGDLAACAAAAAAFIDAVVDVAARPHAR; from the coding sequence ATGAGCCTGCTCGAGCCGATCGTCCCGACGCTCTTGTCGGTGCGGCGCATCCCCGGGGCCGACCCGGCGCTGCTGCGCGCGTACGGCGCCGACCCCGCGCGCCACACCTCGCTGGGCCTGGTCACGTGCGATCAGGACGACGCGCTCTACGTCGCGCTCGACGAGGCCACCAAGCACGCCGCGGTCGACGTGGTGTTCGCGCGGAGCTTCTACGCCGGCGCCGGCCACGCCTCGGGCAAGCTCTCGGGCGAGATCCTGGGCGTGCTCGCCGCGGCCGAGCCGCAGTCGATCGAGGACGGCCTGGCGGCGCTGGCCGCGTGCCTGGCCCACGACGCGTGCTTCTACGACGCCGACGGCGCCCGCGGCGTGACCGTGTTCCCGCACGTGATCGGCTCGCTCGGGCACTACCTGGCGCGCGCGAGCGGCCTCGCGGTCGGCGAGTGCATGGCCTACCTGGTGGCGCCGCCGCTCGAGGCCACGCTCGGCTTCGACGCCGCGCTCAAGGCCGCGGCGGTGCGCGCCGTCAAGATCGTGGCGCCGCCGACCGAGACCAACTTCGCGTGCGCGTGGCTGACCGGCGAGCGCCCCGGCGACCTGGCGGCGTGCGCGGCCGCGGCGGCGGCGTTCATCGACGCGGTGGTCGACGTGGCGGCGCGGCCACACGCGCGCTAG
- a CDS encoding ethanolamine ammonia-lyase subunit EutC — MSGSLTRALVAEVRARRGASDPMPPRIVLPPVVAPPARVYAPRRPPLAPGAGSDHTTALLGIGHVGTRYATDVVLQFQAELAVAHEAVAAELTDGWARDHGFLALQTRVADHREFLLRPDLGRRLAAESLERLRAHAPTGVDVQVILADGLSASACMQAGPTLYQAVVDAVRARGLTVGAPVCARFARVWLEDEIGQEVGAKVAMILLGERPGLGTGDGLSAYLVHAPALGKTDGDRNMMSNLHARGTPPEDAAPRLAALAQAMIAQGTSGVGLDLGQVDAVIERGYRAPQVRQRLVERGGGR, encoded by the coding sequence ATGAGCGGGAGCCTGACCCGAGCGCTGGTGGCCGAGGTCCGCGCGCGCCGCGGCGCCAGCGATCCGATGCCGCCGCGGATCGTCCTGCCGCCGGTCGTGGCGCCGCCGGCCCGGGTCTACGCGCCGCGGCGGCCGCCGCTGGCGCCGGGCGCCGGCAGCGACCACACCACCGCGCTGCTCGGCATCGGCCACGTCGGCACCCGCTACGCCACCGACGTCGTGCTGCAGTTCCAGGCCGAGCTCGCGGTCGCGCACGAGGCGGTCGCGGCCGAGCTCACCGACGGCTGGGCCCGCGACCACGGGTTCCTGGCGCTCCAGACCCGGGTCGCCGATCACCGCGAGTTCCTGCTGCGTCCGGATCTCGGACGTCGACTGGCGGCCGAGTCGCTCGAGCGCCTGCGCGCGCACGCGCCCACCGGCGTCGACGTCCAGGTGATCCTCGCCGACGGCCTGTCGGCCAGCGCGTGCATGCAGGCCGGGCCGACCCTGTACCAGGCGGTCGTCGACGCGGTGCGCGCGCGCGGGCTGACGGTCGGCGCGCCGGTGTGCGCGCGGTTCGCGCGGGTCTGGCTCGAGGACGAGATCGGGCAGGAGGTCGGCGCCAAGGTCGCGATGATCTTGCTGGGCGAGCGGCCCGGGCTCGGCACCGGCGACGGCCTGTCGGCGTACCTGGTCCACGCGCCGGCGCTGGGCAAGACCGACGGCGATCGCAACATGATGAGCAACCTGCACGCGCGCGGCACGCCGCCCGAGGACGCGGCGCCGCGGCTCGCGGCCCTGGCCCAGGCGATGATCGCCCAGGGCACGAGCGGCGTCGGCCTCGATCTCGGCCAGGTCGACGCGGTGATCGAGCGCGGCTACCGCGCGCCGCAGGTGCGGCAGCGGCTGGTCGAGCGCGGGGGCGGCCGATGA